A stretch of the Planktothricoides raciborskii GIHE-MW2 genome encodes the following:
- a CDS encoding HlyD family efflux transporter periplasmic adaptor subunit, translating to MVLRNPNPELLPIAHDDDFLPPVSGWTIFGGFFLVGTVVAAFTVSAFTPLPVTVKAPAVVRPTGEVKLVQAPTEGTVTEINIKENQTVTEGETLVVLDTSRVSTRQSQLEISIDQIEQQLEQVSGQLANLNLQLNAETERTNRAIAVAEADHLRMQTEHSERRLTVEAQVDEARANLLMAEEEWQKIQSDIQAYEASLRASESALKIAQEKLNRYQPLAESGALSRNQLEEAQLAVEQQEEAVAERTALLAGQKQTALRQTKAIESAEARLQAALAAANPSDGMVTMAAEKIAQEKATGAGTLARLNQEQNSLFQRQSELEKQLESDRQELLQVEHELRQTVVSAPISGTILKLNLRNPNQIVRIGEEIAQITPNDTPLVIKARIATQDIGKVKVGQKSQMRVSAYPYPDYGILPGTVKTISPDAIILQNSGSNLIPPYYEVTIEADEFYLKDDPKNALLSGMEIQADIIAQDETVLKFILRKARLLTDL from the coding sequence ATGGTACTGAGAAACCCCAACCCTGAATTATTACCGATCGCCCACGATGATGACTTCTTGCCTCCCGTGAGTGGCTGGACAATATTTGGCGGCTTTTTTTTAGTGGGGACAGTGGTCGCTGCTTTTACGGTATCTGCTTTTACTCCTTTACCTGTCACCGTGAAAGCCCCAGCAGTGGTGCGTCCCACAGGAGAGGTTAAGCTGGTGCAAGCCCCCACCGAGGGGACTGTCACCGAGATTAATATTAAAGAAAATCAGACGGTGACTGAAGGAGAAACCCTGGTGGTTCTGGATACCTCTCGTGTCAGCACTCGTCAGTCCCAGCTAGAAATCAGTATTGACCAAATTGAACAGCAATTAGAACAGGTGTCAGGACAGTTGGCGAACTTAAATCTGCAACTGAATGCGGAAACCGAAAGGACGAACCGGGCGATCGCGGTTGCGGAGGCAGACCATCTGCGGATGCAAACAGAACATAGTGAACGGCGTTTAACCGTTGAAGCGCAAGTGGATGAAGCGAGAGCAAATTTGCTGATGGCTGAGGAAGAATGGCAAAAAATTCAGAGTGATATTCAAGCTTATGAAGCGTCTTTACGGGCTAGTGAATCGGCTTTAAAAATTGCTCAAGAAAAGCTGAATCGCTACCAGCCTTTAGCCGAATCCGGTGCATTAAGTAGAAATCAATTAGAAGAAGCCCAATTAGCTGTTGAACAACAAGAAGAAGCCGTAGCCGAACGTACTGCATTATTGGCAGGGCAAAAACAAACTGCACTGCGTCAGACCAAAGCCATAGAATCGGCTGAAGCTCGTTTACAAGCCGCCTTAGCTGCGGCTAATCCTAGTGATGGCATGGTGACAATGGCAGCGGAAAAAATTGCTCAGGAAAAAGCCACAGGAGCCGGAACTTTAGCCCGATTAAATCAAGAGCAAAACAGTTTATTCCAACGTCAAAGTGAACTGGAAAAGCAACTAGAGAGCGATCGCCAAGAATTATTGCAGGTGGAGCACGAACTCCGGCAAACCGTTGTTTCTGCACCCATATCCGGGACAATTCTCAAGTTAAATTTGCGAAATCCCAACCAAATTGTCAGAATAGGAGAAGAAATTGCTCAAATTACCCCGAATGATACTCCTTTGGTGATTAAAGCCAGAATTGCTACTCAGGATATTGGTAAAGTGAAAGTTGGCCAAAAATCACAAATGCGGGTCAGTGCATATCCTTATCCTGATTATGGAATTTTACCCGGAACTGTTAAGACGATTTCTCCCGATGCCATTATCCTCCAAAATTCCGGATCTAATCTAATCCCTCCTTATTATGAGGTGACAATTGAAGCGGACGAGTTCTATTTAAAAGATGATCCCAAGAATGCTTTATTGTCAGGAATGGAAATTCAGGCGGATATTATTGCTCAAGATGAGACGGTGTTAAAGTTTATTTTACGGAAAGCTAGGTTATTGACTGATTTGTAG
- a CDS encoding BrnA antitoxin family protein has product MNMKPEYNFDRSKRGAIIPQEGKTRITIYIDNDILEAFRQKGDAEGKGYQTMMNQALRQYLDQAKLPLDEDTLRRIFQEELRAVTFVNSV; this is encoded by the coding sequence ATGAATATGAAACCGGAATATAATTTTGATCGGTCTAAACGGGGTGCAATCATCCCACAAGAAGGTAAAACTCGCATTACCATCTATATTGATAATGATATTCTCGAAGCCTTTAGACAAAAAGGAGACGCTGAAGGGAAAGGTTATCAAACGATGATGAATCAAGCGTTACGACAATATCTTGATCAAGCCAAACTCCCCTTAGATGAAGATACATTACGCCGGATTTTTCAAGAAGAACTGAGGGCTGTAACTTTTGTTAATTCAGTTTGA
- a CDS encoding peptidase domain-containing ABC transporter, whose amino-acid sequence MKKYPIVLQYSEEDCGAACLATIVKYYGKQFTINRIREAVGTGQLGTTLTGLRRGAESLGFDARSTRAQAQILDQMKNAPLPAIIYWQGNHYVVLYGQKGKKYIIADPGVGLRYLTRQELADNWSGFITLLLQPDPVRFAQQPNDKIEGIGRLFQRIAPYTFILLEVLLINIVLGLLALTSPFMIQILTDDVLIRGEENILRGLGIAIIIMNLISSGLQVIQSNLSMQVSNRIQLGLIKEFGRKILKFPLQYYETHRSGEVVSRLKDIQEINFFISQSLVRVLTQSFTAIISLSLMLFYSPKLTLVIGLITLCSATSSLVFLRSLIKKIRDVMILEGETHSVLIESFKGAVTLKTTTAEPQFWEDLQSRFGRLANLELKLGQIGVTNFNFSEIISGIGGIVLLWFGSTLVIHKELTIGQLLAFNSMSVNFTVFIKIVVGLISEIVRVKVVTERIFSVIDYPAETDKDFQKEWVTFQDNDPVCCENLLYHHAGRLDLFQDFTVTIKGGKVTAIIGESGCGKSTLVKLLAGLYQLQGGTIRVGAYNLQNLSLECIRKQIILVPQEAQFWSRSIIENFRVGSPHVTFEEIVKACQFAQADGFIDRLPDKYFTVLGEFGANLSGGQRQRLAIARAIVNDPPVLILDESTSGLDPISEENLLNELLEYRRGKTTIMISHRPTVNVRADEIIYLEDSQLKLQGTVENLLQIEGEHLRFLT is encoded by the coding sequence ATGAAAAAATATCCAATTGTCCTTCAATATAGTGAAGAAGATTGCGGAGCAGCTTGTTTAGCCACAATTGTTAAATATTATGGGAAACAATTTACCATTAATCGCATTAGAGAAGCCGTGGGAACCGGACAACTCGGCACAACTTTAACGGGTTTAAGAAGAGGGGCAGAAAGTTTGGGATTTGATGCTCGTTCCACCAGAGCCCAAGCCCAAATATTAGATCAAATGAAAAATGCGCCTTTACCTGCCATCATTTACTGGCAAGGTAATCATTATGTCGTTTTATATGGACAAAAAGGTAAAAAATATATCATCGCGGATCCTGGTGTCGGTTTACGCTATCTAACTCGGCAAGAATTAGCCGACAATTGGTCAGGATTTATTACCCTGTTATTACAGCCCGATCCAGTCCGCTTTGCTCAACAACCGAACGATAAAATCGAAGGAATTGGGAGATTATTTCAGCGCATTGCTCCTTATACCTTTATTCTACTAGAAGTTTTACTGATTAATATTGTTCTCGGTTTGTTAGCCTTAACCTCACCCTTTATGATTCAAATATTAACCGATGATGTCTTAATTAGAGGCGAAGAAAACATCCTGAGAGGATTAGGAATCGCCATTATTATAATGAACTTAATAAGTAGTGGCTTACAAGTCATCCAATCAAACTTAAGTATGCAGGTTTCCAACCGGATACAATTAGGCTTAATCAAAGAATTTGGCCGCAAAATATTAAAATTTCCTTTACAGTATTATGAAACTCATCGCAGTGGGGAGGTAGTCAGCCGTTTAAAGGATATTCAAGAAATTAATTTCTTTATTTCTCAATCTTTAGTCCGAGTCTTAACTCAATCTTTTACGGCGATTATTTCTTTAAGTCTGATGTTATTTTATAGTCCTAAATTAACCTTAGTCATTGGCTTAATCACTTTATGCAGTGCTACCTCATCTTTGGTATTTTTGAGGTCATTAATAAAAAAAATTAGAGATGTTATGATCTTAGAAGGGGAGACTCATAGCGTTTTAATCGAAAGTTTCAAAGGGGCCGTCACCTTAAAAACAACCACCGCCGAACCTCAATTCTGGGAAGACTTACAAAGTCGGTTTGGCCGATTAGCCAATTTAGAATTGAAACTCGGACAAATTGGAGTCACCAATTTTAATTTCTCGGAAATTATTTCTGGCATTGGTGGCATCGTGTTACTCTGGTTTGGCAGTACCTTGGTCATTCATAAGGAATTGACGATCGGACAACTCTTAGCCTTTAACAGTATGAGTGTTAATTTTACTGTCTTTATTAAAATAGTAGTCGGCTTAATTAGTGAAATTGTTAGAGTGAAAGTTGTGACTGAACGGATATTCTCAGTGATTGACTATCCGGCAGAAACCGATAAAGATTTTCAGAAAGAATGGGTGACATTCCAAGATAATGATCCAGTGTGCTGTGAAAATCTCTTATATCATCATGCGGGCAGATTAGATTTATTTCAAGATTTTACCGTAACCATTAAAGGAGGAAAAGTCACGGCGATTATTGGGGAATCTGGTTGTGGAAAAAGTACCTTAGTCAAGCTACTAGCTGGATTATATCAATTGCAGGGAGGCACAATTAGAGTCGGAGCGTATAACTTACAAAATTTAAGTTTAGAATGTATCAGAAAACAAATCATTTTAGTTCCCCAAGAAGCGCAGTTTTGGAGTCGAAGTATTATTGAGAATTTCCGAGTGGGTTCACCTCATGTAACTTTTGAGGAAATCGTCAAAGCTTGTCAATTTGCCCAAGCGGATGGATTTATCGATCGCCTCCCGGACAAATATTTTACCGTATTAGGGGAATTTGGCGCTAATTTATCCGGTGGTCAACGGCAAAGATTAGCGATCGCCAGAGCCATTGTCAACGATCCACCAGTCTTAATTTTAGACGAATCCACATCAGGGTTAGACCCCATTAGTGAAGAAAATTTATTAAATGAATTATTAGAGTATCGTCGCGGAAAAACCACAATCATGATTAGTCATCGTCCGACTGTTAATGTCAGAGCAGATGAGATTATTTATCTAGAAGATAGTCAATTAAAGTTACAGGGCACTGTAGAGAATTTGCTGCAAATTGAGGGTGAACATCTAAGATTTTTAACCTAG
- a CDS encoding LysR family transcriptional regulator codes for MNQATLHQLRVFEAAARHRSFTRAAEELFLTQPSVSMQVKQLAKVVGMPLFEQVGKRLYLTEAGEQLLLTCRDIFERLAQFEMTVANLQGLKEGKLRLTVVTTAKYIIPRLLGVFCHRYPGIDVSLQVTNHEVLEERLSQNLDDLYILSKLPENFEVTSYKFLDNPLVVLAASNHPLANEKNIPIERLKNEPFIMREPGSGTRKAVKKIFEEHGVSVKVRMELGSNEAIKQAIAGGLGISVVSRHVLALEGSTRKLKILDVQDFPIERSWYVIYPKNKQISVVAEEFLKYLIEEGKQVVEETADYNFQD; via the coding sequence TTGAACCAGGCAACACTGCATCAGCTTAGGGTTTTTGAAGCAGCGGCTCGTCATCGGAGTTTTACCAGAGCAGCGGAAGAATTGTTTCTGACTCAACCTTCCGTGTCCATGCAAGTCAAACAATTAGCAAAAGTGGTGGGAATGCCATTGTTTGAGCAAGTTGGCAAACGTCTCTACTTAACTGAAGCCGGTGAACAACTGTTGTTAACTTGTCGAGATATTTTTGAAAGATTGGCGCAGTTTGAAATGACTGTTGCGAATCTCCAAGGACTCAAAGAAGGAAAATTAAGATTAACCGTGGTGACAACGGCTAAGTATATTATTCCTCGTTTATTGGGAGTTTTCTGTCATCGCTACCCGGGAATTGATGTCTCCCTTCAAGTTACCAACCATGAAGTATTGGAAGAACGATTAAGTCAGAATTTAGATGATTTATATATTCTGAGTAAATTGCCAGAAAATTTTGAGGTGACTTCTTACAAATTCCTCGACAATCCTTTAGTGGTTTTGGCGGCATCAAATCATCCTTTAGCCAATGAAAAGAATATTCCGATTGAACGGTTGAAGAATGAGCCATTTATTATGCGTGAACCAGGTTCTGGAACCCGGAAAGCGGTGAAAAAAATCTTTGAAGAACACGGTGTTTCGGTAAAAGTTCGGATGGAGTTGGGCAGCAATGAAGCGATTAAACAAGCGATCGCCGGTGGGTTAGGGATTTCTGTAGTCTCTCGTCATGTTTTAGCCTTAGAAGGGTCTACTCGAAAATTAAAAATATTGGATGTACAGGACTTTCCCATTGAACGTTCTTGGTATGTGATTTATCCCAAAAATAAACAGATTTCTGTGGTGGCTGAAGAATTTTTAAAATATTTAATTGAGGAAGGAAAACAGGTGGTTGAAGAAACGGCAGATTATAATTTTCAAGATTAA
- a CDS encoding CO2 hydration protein has product MPTLNLKPSQHLLAEYIHRLESGEALLKDSPQNVTEVVGILKSYGIVLDAYSRNLIYNADHQFLVLFPFFKYFNGEVSLHNLLRHWWHDRINFEYAEYCMKCMLWHGGGGLDTYVDSPEFRQRVEALIQEKLKSNPLMLTIHRLFPEFLPEQMRQMAYYSALGQFWRVMSDMFIDLSELYDRGKIKSIPQVVDHILNGLVAAANQPITYKVTVGDRVYEIIPESAGLTFLMDTAVPYVEAVFFRGTPFLGTVSFNAQAYQIPFDQSMFMYGALYADPLPIGGAGIPPTLLMQDMRHFLPDYLHEIYQKSQRGEDDLRVLICQTFQKSMFCVTTAAIRGLAPYPLDTSDPEQRKANRIYLEKWMDRFIPSRILDANT; this is encoded by the coding sequence ATGCCCACCTTAAATCTCAAACCTTCTCAACATCTTTTAGCTGAATATATTCACCGCTTAGAATCGGGAGAAGCTTTACTTAAAGATTCTCCCCAAAATGTCACTGAAGTAGTCGGGATTCTGAAAAGTTATGGCATTGTCTTAGATGCTTACTCCCGGAATCTGATCTACAATGCTGACCACCAATTTTTAGTGTTATTCCCCTTTTTCAAATATTTTAATGGGGAAGTTTCTTTGCATAATTTACTCCGTCACTGGTGGCACGATCGCATTAATTTTGAATATGCAGAATATTGTATGAAATGTATGCTTTGGCATGGAGGCGGCGGTCTAGATACTTACGTTGACTCCCCAGAATTTCGCCAAAGGGTAGAAGCCTTGATTCAAGAGAAATTAAAAAGCAATCCCCTGATGCTGACCATTCACCGTCTATTTCCCGAATTTTTGCCGGAACAAATGCGCCAAATGGCTTACTACAGTGCCTTGGGGCAATTTTGGCGGGTGATGAGTGATATGTTTATTGATTTATCTGAATTGTACGATCGCGGCAAAATTAAATCCATTCCCCAAGTGGTAGACCATATCCTCAATGGTTTAGTCGCGGCTGCCAATCAACCGATTACCTACAAAGTTACTGTAGGCGATCGCGTTTATGAAATTATCCCGGAATCGGCGGGTTTAACCTTCCTCATGGATACAGCGGTTCCTTATGTTGAGGCCGTATTCTTCCGGGGAACGCCGTTTTTGGGGACAGTTTCATTCAATGCCCAAGCCTATCAAATTCCCTTCGATCAAAGTATGTTCATGTATGGGGCTTTGTATGCCGATCCATTGCCCATTGGCGGAGCCGGAATTCCCCCGACCTTGTTAATGCAAGATATGCGTCATTTTTTACCGGATTATCTCCATGAAATATACCAAAAAAGTCAACGGGGAGAAGATGATTTACGGGTGCTAATTTGCCAAACATTTCAAAAATCCATGTTTTGTGTCACCACAGCAGCCATTCGCGGTCTAGCCCCTTATCCGTTGGATACCTCTGACCCAGAACAACGAAAAGCCAACCGGATTTATTTAGAAAAGTGGATGGATCGCTTTATCCCCTCTCGGATCCTAGATGCGAATACTTAA